CTCATCGTTTGTGCCGGAACGGAGAAAGTTGAAAAGGACTCGTTTCTGGTGTTTTGGGATGCAAGAGGCATTACAGACTGTGTCAGCACCTCCAAAGAGCCCTTGGGAGTCTATTCTGAAAGTCACAATGATGACATCaccaaaatctgttttcatcCTATCGAACCCAATTTGGTAGTGTCTGGCTCGACCGATGGCTTGGTGAATGTGTTTGACATCAACAAGGACAATGAAGATGATGCCTTGATATCCACTTGCAATTCAGATTCATCAGTGAGTTCTCTTGGCTGGTCTGGGGAAGGCTACAAACAGGTCTATTGCATGACACATGATGAGGGGTTCTGCTGGTGGGACATGGCTCAGCTGGACACCGAGGAGCCAATAACCCTGCTGCATGTTCTGGATGTCAGAGAGTCTGTGTGCACTGAAAACCACGGCCTGCATTACCTGGTGGGAGGCTTCTACCACGAGAAGGCAGGGAAACTCTTCCTGATTGGGGGAACCTCCACGGGAGACATCCACCTGATCAGTTGCAGCACTGATGGCCTGAGCCTGGTGGGGACCCTGTGTGGGGGACACTCGGCCACCGTCCGCTCCTTCTGCTGGAGCCCCACGGATGAGTCTCTGCTGACGGGTGGAGAGGATGCTCAGCTGTTGCTATGGAAACCCGGGGCTGTGGAAAGGTCCCTTACAAAGAAAGCATCTCTGAAGATCTCTTCTTCCGTGCAGAAGAGAGTGAGAGTTCACAACACCTCCctcaaaagcaggaaaaagtgaATTGCCTGAAGTGAGAATCTCTGCTGTGTAGAGCTCTCCTGGTATTTAATCTCTCTAGGCAATACTTGGCCGTGTTTTATTTGGAGGTTTTCTGTGGAAAGAACTGTGGTGCTTGAATTCCCCCTGGGAATGTATTTCAGTCATCAGAAgaatgccttttatttttttttaagttgctaATATTAATCAGACAAGAGTAAATGTTTGCTCCTGAATTCCTGAGCAACAGATGCTAAATCATATTATATAAAACTGTTTTTATGGTTATTTAATGTCTCAGACATTGTTTTAAATGTGTAATACAGGCCTATGGCTTGCAAAGTTTGTTACCTTCCCAATGATATTCCCCTGGCACATTTTAACAGCTTTTGTATTCCATGCTGTATTCTGCTCTCTTCACAGAAAACTTAATGAAATTGCTCAATTTAGTAAAAGATTTTATGTCACATCTTAATGCCTGAAGGAATTACTTCttgatgaaacagaaaataagtagTTTTGCACTGTCACATCACTGGTTTAGAACAAGCTCATAAAGAAGCAGCTGATAGAGCCATCTTTTTCATAGCAGATATGAATGTATTCAACCAAACAGCAGCTAATTTGTATGAGAACTGTTTAACTGGTATTATTTCCTGCATGAAAATACCCAAGAATTTTGCAAGCAGCTTCATTCTCTCCTCCTAAGTGCACCTGGAAAACTGGGGAGATCTTTGGTGGGTTGGAGAAATTGATGGGTGTAATTACACCAGTGGTGCTTAAAATCCTAAGCCCTGATTTGAAAGAAACTGGTATCACATGCTCAGTGGGGATGCTGAAACCCAAAGACGAACATTGCCTTCAGAGTTATGGAGGAACAGACTGATATGAGGAGGCTTTACCAAAACCTTTTAGAGGTTGGCTAGGTCCTTTAAGAAAAGTTTCTCTTTGCAGAGAGGTTTATGCTTGGACATCTCCCCAGGAGAACTTTGTTTTATTATTCCACCAAATAGCCACTGAGTGGTGCAAAACCAGCCCTGTACTTGTAAAATGGGTGAGACTTCATGTTTATTCTGCTTTGCTGGCAGACTCCAACctgtgctcctggctctgctcacacTCTCACCTCCAGCCTTCCCAGGAGCACTGCAGGCAAATGGTGCTGTTATTTAGGCTGTAGTTACTCATGTGCACTACAACTGAAACCAGCACCAGAGTATTTAAGAAATGCTCTCTTATAGATTAGCTGGCAAAGGATTTAAGAGGggttgggtttattttttttttttttttccttgagggTAGATGGGCAATTCTTTCAGAACAACTCCTGAACATGAGGTTTAGAAGGTTATCCTGGAGTTTAGAAACAGTTTCTGAGGTACAGAACATACTCTAGCGTGTGGTTACAGCTGTGCTGAAGATGCCTGAATCATCTGTGGAATTGAATCCTTTTCAGCCACAAGTATTGAGTTTCCACATGATTTTTCACAAACTGTTAATACCCTTTAGCCACAACTGTGAATCCattgttggtttgggtttgccTGTTGGTGATAAGTAAGATGATTCACTTGTTTTTGTTACTGCTGGTTATTTAAAAGTGCAGCTTCCATTTGAAACTCACAGCTCTTTACACCTTTCTTTTGTCACTTTTGTTAAATTCACAGTTGTCCCCAACATCCTTATCTGTTGCTTTCCAGATTACATTGTGCTGTTTTGAGACGAGGTGGGCAGTGAGTGTCAGGGCTATGATGCACCTGGATCATGTGCCTCTCTCAAGATTTATTATCCCAGGTCACtgtttttttgcttgttgtGTGACTGAGTGGACCAAGAGCAGCTTCAGACTCTGAAGTCACTGTAAAGCCCTCATGGGCCTGGCTTGGTTCAGTGCCAGATTGGGGGTGGGTGACTGAAGGATG
This sequence is a window from Serinus canaria isolate serCan28SL12 chromosome 5, serCan2020, whole genome shotgun sequence. Protein-coding genes within it:
- the WDR89 gene encoding LOW QUALITY PROTEIN: WD repeat-containing protein 89 (The sequence of the model RefSeq protein was modified relative to this genomic sequence to represent the inferred CDS: deleted 1 base in 1 codon); amino-acid sequence: MTTVEKVEEQLAGLRIARRCVPSEEPAYLLDIHTSSTAQAGSSRWVAVSCSNESLRVYDRDTLRCLRQYGGRGGVLAGVRFAHTCDSLVFSACSRGTVKCWDVRSATQEPVQVFTGYPSNVFISFDVSCSDLIVCAGTEKVEKDSFLVFWDARGITDCVSTSKEPLGVYSESHNDDITKICFHPIEPNLVVSGSTDGLVNVFDINKDNEDDALISTCNSDSSVSSLGWSGEGYKQVYCMTHDEGFCWWDMAQLDTEEPITLLHVLDVRESVCTENHGLHYLVGGFYHEKAGKLFLIGGTSTGDIHLISCSTDGLSLVGTLCGGHSATVRSFCWSPTDESLLTGGEDAQLLLWKPGAVERSLTKKASLKISSSVQKRVRVHNTSLKSRKK